A stretch of DNA from Micromonospora sp. WMMD1155:
GTGTCCGGGGAGGGCGACTCGCCCAGCCTCGTCGGTGCCGAGCAGTAGCTTCGCGATGCTGCGAACAGATGCGCCCCCGCTGACTCCGGCCGGCGGGGGCGAGCGCGACTGGCGGACCGGGGTGACCCCGCTTGTCCCCGCGCTCGACAGTCACACCCGCCTCCACGCTCGCGACTACGCCGGCCCCGGACACTCGCATGGCGGCGGCTGACTCAGCCGGCGTCCTGTGCCGCGAGAGGCGGCCCGTCAGTCAGTGCTTCACTGCCGGCCGCGGGACCGGGTGCGCGGCGTACCCGTGCCCCGGCCGACCGGCAGAGGCCGGTCCTCGACGATCCGCTTCATCACGATCGTCGACGTGAGCCGCTGCACCCCTGGCAGCGCCGCGAGCTTCTCGTCACGCAGCGCCGCAAATCCGGCGAGGTCCTTCGTGGCTACGCGGAGCAGGTAGTCCGGATCCCCGAACAGCCGCTCTGCGTGCCGTACCTCCGGGACCTCCACCAGTGCGGTCTCGAACTCACGAATAGTCGTCGAATCCTCGCGCTCCATCGTCACGTTGACGAGGACCTCGAAGCCGAGGCCAACGGCGGCGGGGTCCACCACCGCGCGATACCCCGTGATCACCTTGACCCGCTCCAGCTCGCGCAGCCGGCGGTGACACGGTCCCGCGCTGAGCCGGACGCGGTCGGCCAGTTCGGTAACTGTCAACCGGCCCGCGACCTGCAGCTCGGCAAGGATCTGTCGATCGATGTCGTCCATGCGAACGATCCTTTCACTGGACCACCGGTGACCGCGAGAGATTGACAGAAGGTGACGACCCAATCGGCATAATCTCGCAAGGCATGGAGCTCATCGATGCCTTACCGATCGCTGCGGGGGTCTTCGGCGTACCGCAGTTCCTGCCCCAACTGCTCGGCGTGTGGCGAACCCGCAACGTGGCCGGTGTCTCGTGGTCCTGGGCAGCTATGACCAGCGTCAACAACGGCGCGTGGACCGCGTACTTCGCGCTCAACGGCATGTGGATCGCGCTGGTACCGTCGATTTCCGCGACCGTGCTCGCCGGTGTCCTCGCCGTGCAACTGCTCCCGGGTGGCGTCGGGCGCCGCCCAGTCGCGATCGTGACAGGCTGGACCGGCCTGCTCGCCGTGGCCTGGGCGGTGACTGGCACGGCCGGGCTCGGTACGGCGCTGACCCTGTCGTTCGTGCTTCAGGTGACGCCATCGGTATGGACCGCGTACCGAACCCATCGACCCACCGGCATCTCCCGCGGAACCTGGCTGCTCACCCTCGGCGAGCTGGGCTGCTGGGGCGGTTACGGACTGGCCGAGTCAGATCCGCGGCTGACCGTGCTCGGTTGCACCGGAGTGATCGCCAGCCTGCTTATGCTGGCCCGCACCCGCGTGCACCGCGAGTCACGCACCGTCAGGCCCGCCATCGTGGAGCAACGCTGACGATGCAACGCCACGAACACGACGGCGAGCAGGTCGGCGGGTGCGCGATACGTGTCCACCAGCTGATCTAGCGCGCTTCGGCCCGTCGATCGCGGCAGGAAGCCGCCAGGTGATCCTGGTCGGCACGTTCAGGCCGAACCGTCCGGCGTACGGGGGCCGGCGCGGCTCCAGCAATTCGGTGACGCCGCCACGGTCGAGCACGTCGATGAGCGCGGCTGTGCCGCGTTCGACCTTGACCGCGATCTCCTCTGGGCGGAGAGGGATCAGCGCGAAGGCTGACGACCGCCGGGGCTCAGCCCGACGGGCACCCTCGTCCAGCCCCGCTACCCACGCGCGATATGGTCGCGGGCTTGTTGTCACTGCCGGGAGCCCCTGAGATCCGGATGCGGGCCGCCCCGGCTGTTCCCATACTGAGAGCAGGTTTCGTCAATGGCATGCCGTATCGGTGAGCTCGTGCTCAAGTGCCACGACCCCGAGGTTCTGGCGCGATTCTGGCGCGAGGTCCTGGGCTTCGTAGAGCTTGATCGCGAAGAGGGCGTCTACATCGAGATCGGTCCGCGCGAAGGGTTCGGCGGCCCGCAGCCGACGCTCTTCCTCATCCGCGACGACGAGCCGAAGAACGGGCATGCCCGGCTGCACATCGACGTCAACCCCACCGACCGCGATCAGGACGCCGAGCTTGAGCGCCTCCTGGCCGCCGGGGCCGAACTCGTCGACATCGGCCAGCCCGCGGATGCGTCCTGGCACGTTCTCGCCGATCCGGAAGGCAACGAGTTCTGCCTGCTCAGGCGCCGCATCGACCCACTCTGACGGCCGGGTGAAATCACCTTCAGGTACGTGAGCGGCGATCTCCGGCAGGTGGTCTCCGAGAGCGAGACGAGGGCCTAGCCCACCTGGCGGCGCCCGGATACCGATGCCGGGGGCGCCAACCGCACCACGGGTGGGAGCGGCGTGACATCCGGGGAGGCTTGGAATGCCGAGATGGCGAGTGCGGCGAAGCGCCGGGAGGCGGTGACCTGGGTAGTCGGCGAGGTCGCGTGGATACCGCTGTTGGCCATGAGCACGAGAAGGACGTCGTCCAGGACGAAGTCGGGGCGCAGGCGGCCCGTTCCCTTGGCGCGGCGGGCCAGTTCGTCGATCGCTTTGAGCGCGTATTCACGGCGTGCCTCGAAATCAACCGCATTGGGAAAGGCCGAGACGAGAGCTGCGGTGAAACCTCGATCATGTGCGTGCAATTCACACATCTTCTCGATCACGAGACAGAAACCGTGCCATGGATCCAGATCGGCAAGGCCCTCGTCGACGACGGCGTGACACGCGTTCATCTGCTCCGCGAATGCCTCGGTGACCAGTATCTCCTTGGTCGGAAATCGGCGGTACAGGGTGGCAGGCGCAACCCCGGCGCGCCGGGCGACCTCCCGCATGGGCACATCCAGACCGTCCACGGCGAAGACCGCGCGGGCGGCCTCGAGGATGCGCTCGCGGTTGTTCAGGGCGTCGGAGCGGAGAGTGTGAGGCAAACGATCGGTCACGGCTCTCACTTTAGCCAGGCGGACGGCGGCGTGCGTTAGCGTCCGCCTGCATGAGGGCTTTGCAATTCTCCAAGTACGGTCCCGCGAGTGTTCTTGAGGTTTCGGAAGCACCGGAACCGCACGCCGGACCCGGCCGGATACGGGTGGTGGTTCGGGCCTCGGGTGTCAATCCGGCCGACACATACGTCCGCGCCGGCCAATTCAAGGAGTGGATTCCGCTCCGCCTGCCGCACGTGCCCGGTGTCGACGCCGCCGGCGTGGTGGACGAGGTCGGCGACGGGGTGACCACCGCTCGGGTGGGCGATGAGGTCTTCGGGATAACGGACTACGCCCAGATGGGCGGAGCGAACGCCGAATACGCCGTCTTGGCCGCCTGGGCACCGAAGCCGGCCGCCCTGACCTGGGAGCAGGCCGGCGGCGCGGCGGGCAACATCGAAACGGCCACCCGAGTACTCGACCGGCTGGGCGTCAAGGAAGGCACTACGCTGTTGATCGAGGGCGCGGCCGGTGGAGTCGGGACGACCGCGATCCAGCTCGCGGTCGCTCGCGGCGCGGCAGTCATCGGCACGGCCAGCGAGCGCAACCATGAGTTGCTCGCCTCGATCGGGGCGATCCCGACCACCTACGGCCCCCGACTGGCCGAGCGGGTCCACACTCTGCTGCCCAGCGGGGTGGATGTCGCACTCGACTGTGCCGGCTCTGGTTCTCTGCCCGACCTGGTCGGCCTGGTCGCGAGCCCGGACAGGGTGGTGAGCATCGCCGACATCAATGCAACGGACTACGGCGTGCACCTGTCCCGCGGCTCTGGCCCCGGCGCGGACACACCGGCCCTCGAAGGAATCGCTGCCGCCGGCGAACTCGCCCAGCGGAGTCGTTTCACAGTGCCGGTCGCCGCCGTGTTCTCTCTGAACGAGGCGAAGGCCGCCCATGAGTTGAGTGAGTCCCGCCACGCGCGGGGCAAGATCGTGCTGAAGCCGTAGGGCGCTCGCCCGGCCGTCTGTCCACCTGACCCGCCCCGCGCCCACCCGGACGGCATCCGCTTTGCAGGCGAGAGCGACGTGACAGTAGACCGAGTGTGCAGGTGTCTACACTGTCCGCCAGGACGATCCTCCTCGATGTGATCGCCCCCGCTCGACCGCATCCTGGGTCTCCCGACCACGTCGGCCGAGTGCACCGGCCGGCAACCGCGTCCTCGCCGAACCCCAACTCTTCCTCCGGCAGGTGACCGGGGCCTGGCAGTTCGTGGGCCGCGCCCATGCGGGACTCGACTGCGGTGACACCGGCCTGCCGCCCGCAATCGCCACCGCCTGCTCCGCGCTCACCACCTGACCGCCAGCTGACCGCTGAAGACGACGGCGATCTCGCAGCGGTGTCCAGCCCGCCGGTCGGATGAGCAGGCGTACCGGAGGGCCCGGCGAATGGACCGGGCCCTCCGAGCCGGAAGCTGCTGCCGAGGGCAGGGAGTCAGCCATCGACCTCCGCGCATTTCCAGGTGCCGGCCCGGAATTCAGAGGAATTCGCTGCGGTACGTCGAGGCCAGTTCCGCCGCGCGGCGGCGGCGTTCCGCCAACTCGTCCGGTGTCAGCTGCGGCGGCGGCGCGTCCCCGCCCGCGACGACGTCACCGATCCTCATGAAGTACTCGTCCTGCCCGGCCGGGGTGCACATGCAGAGCATCCGGGCCGGTGCTCCCGAGACGTTGCGGAAGTGGTGCGGCGCGTTGGCCGGGATGTTGATCGTGGAGCCAGCCCGTACGGTGTGCTGCTCACCCCGGAAGGTGAACTCGATCTCGCCCTCCAGGATCGTGAACATCTCCTCGAAGTCGTGCCGGTGCGGCGGCGGCCCGCCGCCGTCGGGGACACGCATGTCGATCAGGCAATACCTACCGTTGGTCTGCTCGCCGGTGATCAACATGCCGTAGGTATTGCCCACCAACGAGATGTACGTCGTACCAGGGTCGTCGGGGTCGGCCACGGTCAGCGAGCGGGACGGGTCGTCGTCGGGGATCATCCTGGTTTCTCCTTCGAAGTTTCGTCGCGTACGTGAGGTCCTCGTTCCGGAAGTGGTTCAGGCCGTGGGCGCGAGGACGACGGTCTTGCCCGGCAACTCACCCTCGGCGGCCCGCGCGTGCAGGGCCGGCAGATCGGCCAGCGGCACCCGCTGGCCGACCTCGACACGCAGCTCACCGGTGCCGACGCGGGCGACCAGGTCGGCGAGCTGATCGGCGTCGCTGCGCACGAACAGGTCGATGCCGCGTACGCCGCGCCCCTCGTCGGACGGGGCGGGCATCCAGACGGTGGTGTTGACCAGGGTGCCCCCGTCCCGGATCAGGGTGACCAGCGCAGCCAACTGGTCCGGGGTGACCGGCGCGAGGTTGAGGACCAGGTCGACCGGCTCGGTCACCGCTGCGGTCACGTCGGTGGTGGTGTGGTCGATCACCTCGTCCGCGCCAGCGGTCCTGACCCGGTCGGCGCTGCGGGGGCTGGCCGTGGCGATCACTCGGGCGCCGACCTCCTTGGCCAGCTGCACGGCGTACCCGCCGACCGCTCCGCCGGCGCCGTTGATCAGCACCCGCTGACCGGCGGTCAGCTTGCCGTGGTCGAACAGCGCCTGCCACGCGGTCAGGCCCACCAGCGGGAGCGCCGCCGCGTCGGCCAACGGGATGTTCCCGGGTGCCCCGGTCAGGATCTCCGCCGGCGCGATCACATACTCCGCGGACGCTCCGACCCCCGTCATCGGCAGGAAGCCCACGACCCGGTCGCCGACCGCGACGTCGTCCACGCCATCACCCAGCGCGTCGACCGTGCCGGCGACGTCGAGGCCGGGAGTGTGCGGCAGCTCGACCGGGATCGGTCCCTGCATGAAACCGGCCCGGATGTTGCCGTCGACACCGTTGAACGAGGTCGCGGCGACCCGGATCCGGACCTGACCGGCACCAGGGGTGGGCCGGTCGACATCCTCGAAGCGCAGGACCTCGGGACCGCCGAACTCGTGAAAACGCACTGCCTTCATTGCTGAACCTGCTTCCGTTGGGCGTCGCTGGGGACGTCTCCCAATCTGGCAGGAGCCGGCGTGGTTAACCTGGGCCGGCTTGGCCCACCCTGAGGATGGTCGGTTCGCCGGCAGCGTCGACGATCTCGGCGAGACGCGCCGCATCGG
This window harbors:
- a CDS encoding Lrp/AsnC family transcriptional regulator, producing MDDIDRQILAELQVAGRLTVTELADRVRLSAGPCHRRLRELERVKVITGYRAVVDPAAVGLGFEVLVNVTMEREDSTTIREFETALVEVPEVRHAERLFGDPDYLLRVATKDLAGFAALRDEKLAALPGVQRLTSTIVMKRIVEDRPLPVGRGTGTPRTRSRGRQ
- a CDS encoding VOC family protein produces the protein MACRIGELVLKCHDPEVLARFWREVLGFVELDREEGVYIEIGPREGFGGPQPTLFLIRDDEPKNGHARLHIDVNPTDRDQDAELERLLAAGAELVDIGQPADASWHVLADPEGNEFCLLRRRIDPL
- a CDS encoding NADP-dependent oxidoreductase, producing MRALQFSKYGPASVLEVSEAPEPHAGPGRIRVVVRASGVNPADTYVRAGQFKEWIPLRLPHVPGVDAAGVVDEVGDGVTTARVGDEVFGITDYAQMGGANAEYAVLAAWAPKPAALTWEQAGGAAGNIETATRVLDRLGVKEGTTLLIEGAAGGVGTTAIQLAVARGAAVIGTASERNHELLASIGAIPTTYGPRLAERVHTLLPSGVDVALDCAGSGSLPDLVGLVASPDRVVSIADINATDYGVHLSRGSGPGADTPALEGIAAAGELAQRSRFTVPVAAVFSLNEAKAAHELSESRHARGKIVLKP
- a CDS encoding cupin domain-containing protein; this translates as MIPDDDPSRSLTVADPDDPGTTYISLVGNTYGMLITGEQTNGRYCLIDMRVPDGGGPPPHRHDFEEMFTILEGEIEFTFRGEQHTVRAGSTINIPANAPHHFRNVSGAPARMLCMCTPAGQDEYFMRIGDVVAGGDAPPPQLTPDELAERRRRAAELASTYRSEFL
- a CDS encoding TetR/AcrR family transcriptional regulator, which translates into the protein MTDRLPHTLRSDALNNRERILEAARAVFAVDGLDVPMREVARRAGVAPATLYRRFPTKEILVTEAFAEQMNACHAVVDEGLADLDPWHGFCLVIEKMCELHAHDRGFTAALVSAFPNAVDFEARREYALKAIDELARRAKGTGRLRPDFVLDDVLLVLMANSGIHATSPTTQVTASRRFAALAISAFQASPDVTPLPPVVRLAPPASVSGRRQVG
- a CDS encoding NADP-dependent oxidoreductase, producing the protein MKAVRFHEFGGPEVLRFEDVDRPTPGAGQVRIRVAATSFNGVDGNIRAGFMQGPIPVELPHTPGLDVAGTVDALGDGVDDVAVGDRVVGFLPMTGVGASAEYVIAPAEILTGAPGNIPLADAAALPLVGLTAWQALFDHGKLTAGQRVLINGAGGAVGGYAVQLAKEVGARVIATASPRSADRVRTAGADEVIDHTTTDVTAAVTEPVDLVLNLAPVTPDQLAALVTLIRDGGTLVNTTVWMPAPSDEGRGVRGIDLFVRSDADQLADLVARVGTGELRVEVGQRVPLADLPALHARAAEGELPGKTVVLAPTA